In Erigeron canadensis isolate Cc75 chromosome 6, C_canadensis_v1, whole genome shotgun sequence, the following are encoded in one genomic region:
- the LOC122605025 gene encoding ras-related protein RHN1: protein MATAPHNNLNAKLVLLGDMGAGKSSLVLRFVKGQFLEFQESTIGAAFFSQTVAVNDATVKFEIWDTAGQERYHSLAPMYYRGAAAAIIVYDITSSDSFTRAKKWVQELQKQGNPNMVMALAGNKADLEEKRKVTAEEARVYADENGLFFMETSAKTAANVNDVFHEIAKRLPRAQPTQNPAGMVLVDRPAEGARAASCCS, encoded by the exons ATGGCTACAGCACCCCACAATAATCTCAACGCTAAATTG GTTTTGCTTGGAGATATGGGAGCTGGTAAATCAAGTCTTGTATTACGTTTTGTCAAAGGTCAATTTCTTGAATTTCAG GAATCGACGATCGGAGCGGCGTTTTTTTCGCAAACAGTAGCGGTGAACGACGCAACGGTGAAATTTGAGATATGGGATACAGCTGGACAAGAAAGGTATCATAGTTTGGCTCCTATGTATTATAGAGGTGCTGCTGCTGCTATTATCGTCTACGATATCACTAGCTCG GATTCGTTTACACGGGCTAAGAAGTGGGTTCAAGAACTTCAAAAGCAAG GTAACCCTAACATGGTTATGGCTCTTGCTGGCAATAAAGCTGACTTGGAAGAGAAGAGGAAAGTAACTGCAGAA GAGGCACGTGTATATGCTGATGAGAATGGTCTATTTTTCATGGAGACATCTGCCAAGACTGCTGCTAATGTTAATGATGTATTCCATGAAATAG CTAAGAGGCTCCCTAGAGCTCAGCCTACCCAAAATCCAGCTGGGATGGTTCTTGTTGACAGACCAGCTGAAGGAGCTCGTGCTGCATCGTGCTGTTCATAA